From the Candidatus Bathyarchaeota archaeon genome, the window ACAAGTTGATATAATAACCGCAAGAATTCCGATTGCGCCAGCAAATAAAGATGCTAGTGCTACTGTTTGATTAGATATATGAGAATTTACCAAGTCAGAAACTCCACTAGTAAATTTAATTTAAATTTGAAAATTAGGTTAAATAAATAAGTTTGTATAATGAGAGTTGAAAACACCTAGAGTTGTTGCGTGCGCGCTAAAATTATATTAATAATTATAATGACGAATGTATTTTAAAAAAATTAAAATTCCCATCCTCTTTTACTTACACGATCTTCAAGAATTTTTCTGCAGAGGTCAGCTTCCCCATCCCATTCTTCAGTTTGATCTTGCTTCTCTTCAGATTTATGAAATTCGCCCAAAACAGTTCCACATTTTCCACAGACTACTTCGCCATCTGAAGCAAATATTATCCTAGTTTGATCTTCATTTCCGCATTCGCATTTCCAGATTTTCAGGTTCTTCTTCATTGTTTTATACCTATGAGTTCTTATGTTCCTATTCATTATTCTATGTGAGATAATCTGGTGTCCTTTTTGCATTCTTATAATCTATTTCAAGTCTATGCACAAGCTCTGCGAAAGTACGATCTTGCTTCATTAAGGAATCTAACTTCTTTTTGAATAAATTTCCCTCCATGTGAAGTTCTTCTAAATCAATTTCTAACCCTATCATTGCCTTAACTTTGTCCAAAAGCCTATAGGTAGTATTGGGATCAATATCAGTTATATATTCTGGCGCATGTCCCCAGATACTTATGGCAGGAATTTTCTTTTTTATGCTTTCATTCAGAATCAAACTATGAATACTGCTTGGACCATCATAATCTGCTGGTTCGATATTACCAAGTCTCATTTCACCTACTAGCTCTGGGGTGCTAGCTACTCCGGAAATAAGTGGATCAATTGTATGCGGAATACGATCGATTAAACCTCCTAATAGGCAAATTCGGTTTATCTCTTCTAAATCCAGTGCATCAAATATCGATTCTACATATTTAGTCCAACTTGTATGGGGTTCTACACCAATTAGAATAAGCAAATCATGATCAGTATCTTTTCCTTTCCACACGTATAGTTCATTTGATGGAGGCATGTATTCTTTCATTAATCCCTTCTTAATACTTACAAGAGGACGTTGAATTGCAAAATCATAATAATTTTTAGAATTTATCTCTCCAATTTTTTCTGCTCGTAACTTATCCCGTAGATAC encodes:
- a CDS encoding PAC2 family protein; its protein translation is MSGKTDLYLLKKIRLNNFNMVMAFSGWSDAKRIATYAAEYLRDKLRAEKIGEINSKNYYDFAIQRPLVSIKKGLMKEYMPPSNELYVWKGKDTDHDLLILIGVEPHTSWTKYVESIFDALDLEEINRICLLGGLIDRIPHTIDPLISGVASTPELVGEMRLGNIEPADYDGPSSIHSLILNESIKKKIPAISIWGHAPEYITDIDPNTTYRLLDKVKAMIGLEIDLEELHMEGNLFKKKLDSLMKQDRTFAELVHRLEIDYKNAKRTPDYLT